One genomic segment of Arcobacter porcinus includes these proteins:
- a CDS encoding AAA family ATPase: MLDEKISQARDLIKLTRNIDDEIITKTKLLTITSGKGGVGKSTFSANLAYFYAMNGYKTIVLDADIGLANMQVLLDIRPSSTIFDYINGKKNLDEIILNTAYPNLYLIAGKSGYQYSKTGSFLFSRLVNEILLKDEFDILIIDTGAGLNDYVKEFLTISPNIVAITSTDPSALTDVYSLLKLLSLEKDELMLCFNHTRTNSTGEKVTDSLTKLAKKNRLKENFMIKYIGSIPNSIRVSSVARARKLFLREFPNDEVSQRFIEVGKNILRNLK, translated from the coding sequence ATGCTAGATGAGAAAATTTCACAAGCAAGAGATCTTATTAAGCTTACAAGAAATATTGATGATGAAATAATTACAAAAACAAAACTTCTTACAATAACTTCAGGAAAAGGTGGAGTGGGAAAAAGTACTTTTAGTGCAAATTTAGCTTATTTTTATGCTATGAATGGATATAAAACTATTGTATTAGATGCAGATATTGGACTTGCTAATATGCAAGTTTTACTTGATATAAGACCTAGTTCTACAATATTTGATTATATAAATGGTAAAAAAAATCTTGATGAGATAATTTTAAATACAGCATATCCTAACCTTTATTTAATAGCTGGTAAAAGTGGTTACCAATACAGTAAAACTGGTAGTTTTTTATTTTCAAGATTAGTAAATGAAATTCTTTTAAAAGATGAATTCGATATTTTAATAATTGATACAGGTGCTGGATTAAATGATTATGTAAAAGAGTTTTTAACTATATCTCCAAATATTGTTGCAATAACATCAACAGATCCAAGTGCTCTTACTGATGTTTACTCATTGCTTAAACTTCTTTCACTTGAAAAAGATGAGCTGATGTTGTGTTTTAATCATACAAGAACAAATAGTACAGGAGAAAAGGTAACAGACTCTTTAACTAAACTTGCTAAAAAAAATAGACTAAAAGAGAATTTTATGATAAAATATATAGGAAGTATTCCAAATAGTATTAGAGTTTCATCTGTTGCTAGAGCTAGAAAACTATTTTTAAGAGAGTTTCCAAATGATGAAGTTAGCCAAAGATTCATAGAAGTTGGAAAAAATATATTGAGAAATTTAAAATAA
- the flgC gene encoding flagellar basal body rod protein FlgC, whose protein sequence is MGFFDGYNVATSGMSAQRTRINVTSANIANAKTTHTAEGGPYKKQVVLFEDVLLANNKKKTNASDIEQANSNSSSDLSLRAVGVKKIIKSDAPPVLRYDPTHPDANEKGYVAYPDINPVIEMVDLIEAMRSYEANVTSFNTHKGIDNKTLDILSGN, encoded by the coding sequence ATGGGATTTTTTGATGGATATAATGTAGCAACTTCAGGAATGAGTGCTCAAAGAACTAGAATAAATGTAACAAGTGCAAATATTGCAAATGCAAAAACAACACACACAGCAGAAGGTGGACCATACAAAAAGCAAGTTGTACTTTTTGAAGATGTTTTATTAGCAAATAATAAGAAAAAAACAAATGCAAGTGATATTGAACAAGCAAATTCAAATAGTTCATCAGATTTATCTTTAAGAGCAGTTGGAGTTAAAAAAATTATAAAATCTGATGCACCACCTGTTTTAAGATATGATCCAACTCATCCAGATGCAAATGAAAAAGGTTATGTAGCTTATCCAGACATCAATCCAGTTATTGAAATGGTTGATTTAATCGAAGCTATGAGATCGTATGAGGCAAATGTTACATCTTTTAATACTCATAAAGGAATAGATAACAAAACATTGGATATTTTATCAGGAAACTAA
- a CDS encoding FliM/FliN family flagellar motor switch protein, with the protein MVSDLSQLFKNELANTLEQLLGKKSQVKEIKKLENSFESEKFIECDVKIEFKDIKSSFIFFIPTKSAVNFEYLMLGGMGDIKEDIDDETTDAINEIISNICGAFSTSVNAQGLADVSGVKTEVKSVNIIDKSKLKTGDIFRFDILLDSEVNPIVLYFDKVITPFFSSITGYKEAIKATTNEVALPLQTSNKSIVGVANPSKNLELLYHVKLKLSVRLGSKIVLLKDILRWDVGEIIELEQMVNEPLEILINGVKIGEGEAVIVEGKFGIKIRRIINEDLQLDKIGL; encoded by the coding sequence TTGGTATCAGATTTATCACAACTATTTAAAAATGAACTTGCAAATACATTAGAACAGCTATTAGGGAAAAAATCACAAGTAAAAGAGATAAAAAAACTAGAAAATAGTTTTGAATCAGAAAAATTTATAGAGTGTGATGTAAAAATAGAGTTTAAAGATATAAAAAGTAGCTTTATATTTTTTATACCAACAAAAAGTGCTGTAAATTTTGAGTACTTAATGCTTGGTGGAATGGGTGATATAAAAGAAGATATAGATGATGAAACAACAGATGCTATAAATGAAATTATTTCAAATATTTGTGGAGCTTTTTCTACATCAGTAAATGCTCAAGGATTAGCAGATGTTAGTGGAGTAAAAACTGAAGTTAAAAGTGTAAATATAATAGATAAGTCTAAATTAAAAACTGGAGATATATTTAGATTTGATATATTATTAGATAGTGAAGTAAATCCAATTGTTTTATATTTTGATAAAGTAATAACACCTTTCTTCTCTTCAATAACTGGTTATAAAGAGGCTATAAAAGCAACTACAAATGAAGTTGCTTTACCTCTACAAACTTCTAATAAAAGTATTGTAGGAGTTGCAAATCCTTCAAAAAATCTTGAACTTTTATATCATGTTAAATTAAAATTAAGTGTTAGATTAGGATCTAAAATTGTTTTATTAAAAGATATTTTAAGATGGGATGTTGGAGAGATAATTGAACTTGAACAGATGGTAAATGAGCCTTTAGAAATCTTAATAAATGGTGTTAAAATTGGAGAGGGAGAGGCTGTTATAGTTGAAGGTAAATTTGGAATAAAAATTCGAAGAATTATAAATGAAGATTTACAATTAGATAAAATAGGATTATAA
- a CDS encoding flagellar biosynthetic protein FliR produces MEAFLSLLNSDVVLKFSLLFARVASFVAFMPVFGHTGISPTIRVAFAFYLVIFLFPFVGDIKYVSDVHFLKSILAEISLGLVAAMLFNVILSSVRVIGELIEYSTALSMAMMFDPATGSQQGLISKLLYWIALVLFFQSGLYETTLVMLAKSFSMVHLGAFDLFSFDGITMAIGEVNRMFAFAFTFALPLFFIGFIMDVYYGYGTKSMPAFSPFIITFQLKIILIFSFLIFGLEVLNESLVNYFINSFE; encoded by the coding sequence ATGGAAGCATTTTTATCTCTTTTAAATTCAGATGTAGTTCTGAAATTCTCTTTACTTTTTGCTAGAGTTGCATCTTTTGTAGCTTTTATGCCAGTTTTTGGACATACAGGAATAAGCCCTACAATAAGAGTTGCTTTTGCTTTTTATTTGGTTATTTTTCTTTTTCCTTTTGTTGGAGATATAAAATATGTAAGTGATGTTCATTTCTTAAAATCAATTTTAGCTGAGATAAGTTTAGGTCTTGTTGCTGCAATGCTTTTTAATGTAATTTTATCAAGTGTTAGGGTAATTGGAGAACTAATAGAGTATTCAACAGCTTTATCAATGGCAATGATGTTTGATCCAGCAACAGGTTCTCAACAAGGTTTAATATCAAAACTTCTATATTGGATAGCATTAGTTTTATTTTTTCAATCAGGATTATATGAAACAACATTAGTAATGCTTGCAAAAAGTTTTTCAATGGTACATTTAGGAGCTTTTGATCTATTTAGTTTTGATGGAATAACAATGGCAATAGGTGAAGTAAATAGAATGTTTGCATTTGCATTTACATTTGCTTTGCCACTATTTTTTATAGGATTTATAATGGATGTTTATTATGGATATGGTACAAAATCAATGCCAGCATTTTCACCATTTATAATCACTTTTCAATTAAAAATTATATTGATTTTCTCATTCTTGATTTTTGGATTAGAAGTTTTAAATGAATCTCTTGTAAATTATTTTATAAATAGTTTTGAGTAA
- a CDS encoding flagellar hook-length control protein FliK, whose amino-acid sequence METLLDISTQTQDKSSKTKTILSAGTEKTTPSLFDSILQSFSNSEVENNLDRKADSQNIKQDSSKIQVEQVKSELKLDENNQNIVELDLDDNIDLKSKKENINLDENSLLKTEDEKEIISNNKKSETDNAKEQNKNGNYKNKGNFLDRIVFEIKNSSFVEENIDNNLEVKQSDKIELNLNSSDKIVENIKSDESIETVIKIEDKDTQNKDLNKLIKENIENSNNKNLNNIKIENIDSNLEKIEILDNKNQLINDIENSEKIKVDKKTIDNSNLDKEISLMDRLIQKNSNNSENIINKELVQEEIVPNKTDITSSKQDTNLLNNFQKTDSNSEPKKQSLMDSLISQSLNNREELEVIEENHIDENSSKIKTNSFLNEQETRVNKQLLFNKNEAMSILENAKSIEDIKHSATILDLEANEMNISKEIEKNSLKSLIVEKENLDKKAILDTLLNEKNIRSMDVRNLITNSIEASKALIDGSLNFKDDTTIDFTHNITNQFATKIVAAKQQVNSMMSDIARQMYENYKPPVTAFRMNINPENLGTISVLMKSDRSSGLTISLSVSSLATLELLMENQNILRNSLAKTFNDSSSFNLDFKQGGDSNSQSNNSSKEQNKKNYKSSEDILKIQETNRDLEDKNDYM is encoded by the coding sequence ATGGAAACTTTACTAGATATATCAACACAAACACAAGATAAAAGTAGTAAAACAAAAACTATACTTTCAGCTGGAACTGAAAAAACAACTCCTAGTTTATTTGATTCTATTCTACAATCGTTTAGTAATAGTGAAGTAGAAAACAACTTAGATAGAAAAGCTGATTCACAAAATATAAAACAAGATAGTTCTAAAATTCAAGTAGAACAAGTAAAAAGTGAATTAAAACTAGATGAAAATAATCAAAATATAGTTGAATTAGATTTAGATGATAATATAGATTTAAAATCTAAAAAAGAGAATATAAATTTAGATGAAAATAGTTTATTAAAAACTGAAGATGAAAAAGAGATTATCTCAAATAATAAAAAATCTGAAACAGATAATGCAAAAGAACAAAATAAAAATGGTAATTATAAAAACAAAGGAAATTTCTTAGATAGAATAGTTTTTGAGATAAAAAATAGCTCTTTTGTAGAAGAAAATATTGATAATAATTTAGAAGTAAAACAGAGTGATAAAATAGAATTAAACTTAAATAGTAGTGATAAAATAGTAGAAAATATAAAAAGTGATGAGTCAATAGAGACTGTTATAAAAATAGAAGATAAAGATACTCAGAACAAAGATTTAAATAAGCTTATAAAAGAAAATATTGAAAATAGTAATAATAAAAATTTAAATAATATAAAAATAGAAAATATAGATAGTAATTTAGAAAAAATAGAAATACTTGATAATAAAAATCAACTTATAAATGATATAGAAAATAGTGAAAAAATTAAAGTAGATAAAAAAACAATTGATAATAGTAATTTAGATAAAGAGATATCTCTTATGGATAGATTAATCCAAAAGAATAGTAATAATAGTGAAAATATAATAAATAAAGAGCTTGTACAAGAAGAAATAGTACCAAATAAAACAGATATTACTAGTTCAAAACAAGATACAAATTTACTTAATAATTTCCAAAAAACAGATTCAAATAGTGAGCCAAAAAAACAAAGTTTGATGGATAGTTTAATTTCTCAAAGCTTGAATAATAGAGAAGAACTTGAAGTAATTGAAGAAAATCATATTGATGAAAATAGTTCTAAAATCAAAACAAATTCATTTTTAAATGAGCAAGAAACAAGAGTGAACAAACAGCTATTATTTAATAAAAATGAAGCAATGAGTATTTTAGAAAATGCAAAAAGCATTGAAGATATTAAACATAGTGCAACAATTTTGGATTTAGAAGCAAATGAGATGAATATTTCAAAAGAGATAGAAAAAAATAGTCTTAAATCTCTTATAGTAGAAAAAGAAAACCTTGATAAAAAAGCTATTTTAGATACATTATTAAATGAAAAAAATATTAGAAGTATGGATGTTAGAAATTTAATTACAAACTCTATTGAAGCATCAAAAGCACTTATTGATGGTAGTTTAAACTTTAAAGATGATACAACAATAGATTTTACTCATAATATTACAAATCAATTTGCAACAAAAATTGTTGCAGCAAAACAACAAGTAAATTCTATGATGTCAGATATAGCAAGACAGATGTATGAAAACTATAAACCACCCGTTACAGCATTTAGAATGAATATAAATCCTGAAAATTTAGGAACTATTTCTGTATTAATGAAGAGTGATAGGTCAAGTGGACTTACTATTAGTCTTAGTGTATCAAGCTTAGCAACTTTAGAATTATTAATGGAAAATCAAAATATTTTAAGAAACTCTTTGGCAAAAACTTTCAATGATTCTTCATCTTTTAATTTGGATTTTAAACAAGGTGGAGATAGTAATTCTCAAAGTAATAACTCATCAAAAGAGCAAAATAAAAAGAACTATAAAAGTAGTGAAGATATTTTAAAAATACAAGAGACAAATAGAGATTTAGAAGATAAAAACGACTATATGTAA
- the fliE gene encoding flagellar hook-basal body complex protein FliE codes for MQIGSINFLDSLEQIKGDKVQNSTQKIDESNYANKSFKDMLNSAVNDVNDAQITGYNSMRDIATGKVENLQEAVQRIEEAELSLKLGLEVKNKAINAYREIMRMQI; via the coding sequence ATGCAAATTGGTTCTATAAACTTTTTAGACTCTTTAGAGCAAATAAAAGGTGATAAAGTACAAAATAGTACACAAAAGATTGATGAGAGTAATTATGCAAATAAATCATTCAAAGATATGTTAAACAGTGCTGTAAATGATGTAAATGATGCACAAATCACTGGATATAATTCGATGAGAGATATTGCAACTGGAAAAGTAGAAAATCTTCAAGAAGCTGTTCAAAGAATTGAAGAAGCTGAGCTTAGTTTAAAATTAGGATTAGAAGTTAAAAATAAAGCAATAAATGCTTATAGAGAAATTATGAGAATGCAAATTTAG
- the flhF gene encoding flagellar biosynthesis protein FlhF — protein sequence MKKYSFLGETPAEALREAQKQCGEDAIVISTKKVAGKTAYDKGMYEVVVMVEDDELAKNKEFTKVAITKASSEDKNPIVAQVYDYKEEILKMQSLLEQVQKTLWNPKSQLFDLTIPPEFIDIYTIFEKNEFDSEMTYSIMKKTIKELPVSLKVNYKKVNDFFRLILRKVIPIKMEIPLRKEQRKIIMMVGPTGVGKTTTISKLAARFAYKMEQNYKVGIITLDTFRVGAIEQLQAYTNIMRIPFEVVKRPEDLSEALFRLKNCSYIFIDTAGSSQYDIDKIELVNEYRKQVNDLPIEKTLVLPSNVKSSDLLEIYKNYSILDIDNLIFTKLDETRSFGNIITFAHKTKKPITYFSIGQNVPDDLIAADASFLIDCFMNQSINRS from the coding sequence ATGAAAAAATACTCATTTCTAGGAGAAACTCCTGCAGAAGCATTAAGAGAAGCTCAAAAACAGTGTGGAGAAGATGCTATTGTAATTTCTACAAAAAAAGTTGCTGGGAAAACTGCTTATGATAAAGGAATGTATGAAGTTGTTGTAATGGTTGAAGATGATGAACTTGCTAAAAATAAAGAGTTTACAAAAGTAGCAATAACAAAAGCAAGTAGTGAAGATAAAAATCCAATTGTAGCGCAAGTATATGACTATAAAGAAGAGATTTTAAAGATGCAATCTTTATTAGAACAAGTACAAAAAACTCTTTGGAATCCAAAAAGTCAACTATTTGATTTAACAATACCACCTGAATTTATTGATATATATACAATTTTTGAGAAAAATGAATTTGATAGCGAAATGACATATTCAATTATGAAAAAAACTATTAAAGAGTTACCAGTTTCATTAAAGGTAAATTACAAAAAAGTAAATGACTTTTTCAGGCTAATTTTAAGAAAGGTAATTCCTATAAAAATGGAAATTCCTTTAAGAAAAGAGCAAAGAAAAATTATTATGATGGTTGGTCCAACAGGAGTTGGAAAAACTACAACAATTTCTAAATTAGCTGCTAGATTTGCTTATAAAATGGAACAAAATTATAAAGTTGGAATTATAACTTTAGATACATTTAGAGTTGGAGCAATCGAACAATTACAAGCTTATACAAATATTATGAGAATACCGTTTGAAGTTGTAAAAAGGCCAGAAGATTTAAGTGAAGCTTTATTTAGATTAAAAAATTGTAGCTATATTTTTATAGATACAGCAGGTTCAAGTCAATATGATATAGATAAAATAGAACTTGTAAATGAGTATAGAAAACAAGTAAATGATCTTCCTATTGAAAAAACTCTTGTTCTTCCTTCAAATGTAAAAAGTAGTGATTTACTAGAAATATATAAAAATTACTCTATTTTAGATATTGATAATCTAATATTTACAAAATTAGATGAAACTAGAAGTTTTGGAAATATTATAACTTTTGCACACAAAACAAAAAAACCTATAACATACTTTTCAATAGGTCAAAATGTTCCAGATGATTTAATAGCAGCAGATGCATCATTTTTAATAGATTGTTTTATGAATCAATCTATTAATAGGAGTTAA
- a CDS encoding tetratricopeptide repeat protein: MRTIFICLILISFLNAQTKEFYYSFIGSEGKQIPEKTQKQIIETLQEIDSVRELYYEGYPKEAFEKIEKIKNSNKLSILKSDILLLYAELTLKFNTKKLLFEVTNELERAVNEGSINQEDLLQAYLLLVELKLSINKIDEAKYYSETLINIFEGEKAKIRGKISLSKIYRYQKNYSSSIKVLYEALALTSDRNEASNIANELFDVYLLDGRKEEAKDVMTQILFLTPSFYSNDFLLANKKVDTLLKLNINDLAIKILKDLILQSKKADLSSKSKFKLANIYMNLYKGEKEYLMNAKILYKNIIDNYPNSELQSDSKMYYDEIRMRQKEITPSKVSEDYIENEDMQNKAILQELLNNYTDLKYEDIVRLRKIYEKIPRKVLNRFNIENTEFYIDSSFYELIKHYIKENECLKLRVLLKDVKQKILENILEEDILKDGLISCIKEEPSKDNYEQLREILKDTKDENIYLVLENIAFGIENIDDAVYYSSKIAGSKNKKLLEEEFLLKYQVLKQKNDSVLFDRFLKDSFADKNIILNNSNHPMIIDFYYDLYMYFVKNEDEPNAKQTIKDLDMFQNNFKVFIYSPLVEFELSKINKDEKEYKKAIENLLNALENTRNIKSSDEVKIYYELVNLYIQTENKDKKSEYLQKCKDIKIEDNLYKTMCESMK, translated from the coding sequence TTGAGAACTATTTTTATTTGTTTAATATTAATCTCTTTTTTAAATGCCCAAACGAAAGAGTTTTATTATAGTTTTATAGGTTCTGAAGGGAAACAGATACCTGAAAAGACTCAAAAACAGATAATTGAAACTTTGCAAGAGATTGATAGTGTAAGAGAGCTTTATTATGAAGGTTACCCAAAAGAAGCATTTGAAAAAATAGAGAAAATTAAAAATAGTAATAAATTATCTATCTTAAAATCAGATATCTTGCTTTTATATGCAGAATTAACTCTTAAATTTAATACAAAGAAGTTGTTGTTTGAAGTAACAAATGAGCTAGAAAGAGCTGTAAATGAAGGCTCTATAAATCAAGAAGATTTACTTCAAGCTTATTTACTTTTGGTTGAATTAAAATTATCAATAAATAAAATTGACGAAGCAAAATACTACTCTGAAACTTTAATTAATATTTTTGAAGGTGAAAAAGCAAAAATTAGAGGTAAAATATCTTTATCAAAAATATATAGATATCAAAAGAATTATAGTTCTTCTATCAAAGTTTTATATGAAGCACTTGCTTTGACAAGTGATAGAAATGAAGCATCAAATATTGCAAATGAACTTTTTGATGTATATTTATTGGATGGTAGAAAAGAAGAAGCAAAAGATGTTATGACTCAGATTCTTTTCCTTACACCATCATTTTATTCAAATGATTTTTTATTAGCAAACAAAAAAGTTGATACTCTTTTAAAATTAAATATAAATGATTTAGCAATAAAAATATTAAAAGATTTAATTCTTCAATCGAAAAAAGCTGATCTGTCTTCAAAAAGTAAGTTTAAACTTGCAAATATATATATGAATCTTTATAAAGGTGAAAAAGAGTATTTAATGAATGCTAAAATTCTTTATAAAAATATAATTGATAATTATCCAAATAGTGAACTTCAAAGTGATTCTAAAATGTATTATGATGAGATTAGAATGAGACAAAAAGAGATTACTCCTTCTAAAGTTTCTGAAGATTATATAGAAAATGAAGATATGCAAAATAAAGCAATTTTACAAGAGCTTTTAAATAACTATACAGATTTAAAATATGAAGATATAGTGAGATTAAGAAAAATATATGAAAAAATACCAAGAAAAGTATTAAATAGATTTAATATAGAAAATACAGAATTTTATATAGATAGCTCTTTTTATGAACTTATAAAACATTATATAAAAGAGAATGAATGTTTAAAATTAAGAGTTCTACTAAAAGATGTAAAACAAAAAATATTGGAAAATATACTTGAAGAAGATATATTAAAAGATGGTTTGATAAGTTGTATTAAAGAGGAACCAAGTAAAGATAATTATGAACAATTAAGAGAGATTTTAAAAGATACTAAAGATGAAAATATATATTTAGTTTTGGAAAATATCGCTTTTGGAATAGAGAATATTGATGATGCTGTTTATTACTCTTCAAAAATTGCTGGAAGTAAAAATAAAAAACTATTAGAAGAAGAGTTCTTACTTAAATATCAAGTATTAAAACAGAAAAATGATAGTGTACTTTTTGATAGATTTTTAAAAGATAGTTTTGCAGACAAAAATATTATTTTAAATAATAGTAACCATCCAATGATTATAGATTTTTATTATGATTTATATATGTATTTTGTAAAAAATGAAGATGAACCAAATGCTAAACAAACTATAAAAGATTTGGATATGTTTCAGAATAATTTTAAAGTATTTATATACTCTCCTTTAGTTGAATTTGAATTGTCAAAAATAAATAAAGATGAAAAAGAGTATAAAAAAGCTATTGAAAACTTATTAAATGCTTTAGAAAATACAAGAAATATAAAGAGCTCAGATGAGGTAAAAATCTATTATGAGCTTGTAAATCTATATATACAAACAGAAAATAAAGATAAAAAATCTGAATATTTACAAAAATGTAAAGATATTAAAATAGAAGATAATCTATATAAAACAATGTGTGAGAGTATGAAGTGA
- a CDS encoding rod-binding protein, translating to MEINSSNLYNKDILQTDKFDKIDTSNLSNLEDKKLREVSNDFESFFINQILSTSLESNSTVSGTGAGSDIIKSMYLESIANQSSGTFGISDMLYNFLSQNNKKE from the coding sequence ATGGAAATCAATAGTTCAAATCTTTATAATAAAGATATATTACAAACAGATAAATTTGATAAAATAGATACAAGTAATTTATCAAATTTAGAAGATAAAAAATTAAGAGAAGTGAGTAATGATTTTGAATCATTTTTTATTAATCAAATATTATCAACTTCTTTAGAATCAAATAGTACAGTTTCTGGAACAGGTGCTGGAAGTGATATTATTAAATCAATGTATTTAGAATCAATAGCAAATCAAAGTAGTGGTACATTTGGAATAAGTGATATGCTTTATAATTTTTTATCACAAAATAATAAAAAAGAGTAG
- the flhB gene encoding flagellar biosynthesis protein FlhB: MADDEKTEEPTSKKLEDAKNEGNVGKSVEVVGAAVLTFGSIYILFFSGFTLMEIKKAILFIYGFIGHELNGAAYYSISYTVVMTLIKALMPLFILVFVMALATNWLQFGFVSVPLKIDIKKIDPIKGFKNIFSIKKAIEALKLTAKLAVIVIVMFVIFSLTFNDYLEMMDKELPATLYTMYELVVIFIFTILFIIIIFAIFDFYFSKHYYIKSLRMSKQDIKDEYKNMEGDPLVKGRIRRIQMQMAQKRMMSSVPEADVVITNPTHYAVALKYDSSVNQAPVVIAKGIDFLATRIKEVAKENNITIVENPALARALYEQIELDREVPSEFYKAIAEIFTYIYELKKKR; encoded by the coding sequence ATGGCTGATGATGAAAAAACAGAAGAACCTACATCCAAGAAGCTTGAAGATGCAAAGAATGAAGGAAATGTTGGTAAGAGTGTAGAAGTAGTTGGAGCTGCTGTTTTAACTTTTGGATCAATATATATACTCTTCTTTTCTGGTTTTACTCTTATGGAGATAAAAAAAGCTATACTATTTATTTATGGTTTTATTGGGCATGAGCTAAATGGTGCAGCATACTATTCAATAAGTTATACAGTTGTTATGACTTTGATAAAAGCTCTAATGCCACTTTTTATCTTGGTATTTGTAATGGCACTTGCAACAAATTGGTTACAATTTGGTTTTGTATCTGTTCCTTTAAAAATTGATATAAAAAAGATTGATCCTATAAAAGGGTTTAAAAATATTTTTAGTATAAAAAAAGCCATTGAAGCACTTAAATTAACTGCAAAACTTGCTGTTATTGTTATTGTTATGTTTGTTATATTTTCTCTTACTTTTAATGATTATTTAGAAATGATGGATAAAGAACTTCCAGCAACACTATATACAATGTATGAATTAGTAGTTATATTTATTTTTACAATACTTTTTATAATTATAATTTTTGCAATATTTGATTTTTACTTTTCAAAGCATTATTATATTAAGTCTTTAAGAATGAGTAAGCAAGATATTAAAGATGAATATAAGAATATGGAAGGAGATCCTTTAGTAAAAGGAAGAATTAGAAGAATTCAGATGCAAATGGCACAAAAAAGGATGATGAGCAGTGTTCCTGAAGCTGATGTTGTAATAACAAATCCAACTCACTATGCAGTTGCTTTAAAATATGATAGTTCTGTAAATCAAGCTCCAGTTGTTATTGCAAAAGGTATAGATTTTCTTGCTACAAGAATTAAAGAAGTAGCAAAGGAAAATAATATTACAATAGTTGAAAATCCAGCTTTAGCAAGAGCTTTATATGAACAAATAGAATTAGATAGAGAGGTTCCATCAGAGTTCTATAAAGCTATTGCAGAGATATTTACATATATTTATGAACTTAAGAAAAAAAGGTAA